Proteins from a genomic interval of Plutella xylostella chromosome 24, ilPluXylo3.1, whole genome shotgun sequence:
- the LOC105379977 gene encoding uncharacterized protein LOC105379977 isoform X2 — protein sequence MTEVQDIGKPSLWEYFKKVGDEDDRLAACFFCEKVYCYKTTIFNLKHHLLKKHSDQMDVNPECLLNIKQRQSTEKITMPKITKPQIWQYFEVISRQDKIAVCNICNKKLSYRTNHCNLKSHLRTMHKDEFERLTIIAMSEALNSYDDDEVDDNDDEGESVDADHELHTTDDVDPQSPNALTPAEVWKLFERETGGRARCGICRASVPSTDHALLGHLRARHTKITLKDVQESDNEFETENMASVTDDDQYTEIVYLDELSDGTVKNITKKFNSTPKKYAKKKSQRFSPEKEIQTVKRRKGNKSPERNEDNKEIFLKYLFTLLKDVPKERFMKLQLDMINLVMAARNDNNTSNSEAATVKIRQDGASSSVTADQVTEDFSEIGSVADNDNEDVNVMTLTNQAM from the exons ATGACTGAGGTTCAAGATATCGGTAAGCCGTCGTTGTGGGAATATTTTAAGAAGGTTGGCGACGAAGATGACCGGTTGGCGGCTTGCTTTTTCTGTGAGAAAGTCTACTGTTATAAAACAACAATCTTCAACCTCAAGCACCATTTGCTCAAGAAGCATAGTGATCAAATGGATGTTAACCCTGAGTGTTTGCTAAACATTAAACAGCGACAATCTACAGAGAAAATAACAATgccaaaaataacaaaaccaCAGATCTGGCAATATTTTGAGGTTATATCTAGGCAAGACAAAATTGCCGTATGCAATATTTGTAACAAAAAGTTATCGTATCGTACCAATCATTGTAACTTAAAAAGCCATTTGCGAACTATGCACAAGGATGAATTTGAAAGGCTGACAATTATAGCGATGTCCGAAGCACTAAAtagttatgatgatgatgaagttgaTGACAATGATGATGAGGGCGAGTCAGTTGATGCAGACCATGAGCTTCACACTACGGATG ACGTAGACCCTCAGTCGCCGAACGCGCTGACGCCGGCGGAGGTGTGGAAGCTGTTCGAGAGGGAGaccggcgggcgcgcgcgctgcGGCATCTGTCGCGCGTCCGTGCCGTCCACCGACCACGCGCTGCTGGGGCATCTGCGCGCGAGGCACACCAAGATCACGCTTAAGGATGTTCAG GAATCTGACAATGAATTTGAAACGGAAAACATGGCGTCCGTTACTGACGATGACCAGTACACAGAAATTGTGTACTTAGACGAATTATCTGACGGCACTGTTAAAAATATCACAAAGAAGTTTAATTCCACACCAAAAAAATACGCCAAGAAAAAGAGTCAACGCTTCAGTCCAGAAAAAGAGATTCAAACAGTGAAACGGAGGAAGGGGAATAAATCACCAGAAAGAAATGAGGATAACAAAGAAATTTtccttaaatatttattcaccCTACTAAAAGATGTGCCGAAAGAAAGGTTTATGAAACTACAACTGGATATGATTAACCTGGTAATGGCGGCGCGCAATGACAATAATACAAGTAATAGCGAGGCAGCGACAGTTAAAATCAGACAAGATGGTGCTAGTTCGTCAGTAACTGCTGACCAGGTTACAGAAGATTTCAGTGAAATCGGTTCAGTGGCGGATAATGATAACGAAGACGTGAACGTTATGACGTTAACCAATCAGGCAATGTAA
- the LOC105379977 gene encoding uncharacterized protein LOC105379977 isoform X1 encodes MTEVQDIGKPSLWEYFKKVGDEDDRLAACFFCEKVYCYKTTIFNLKHHLLKKHSDQMDVNPECLLNIKQRQSTEKITMPKITKPQIWQYFEVISRQDKIAVCNICNKKLSYRTNHCNLKSHLRTMHKDEFERLTIIAMSEALNSYDDDEVDDNDDEGESVDADHELHTTDGNDVDPQSPNALTPAEVWKLFERETGGRARCGICRASVPSTDHALLGHLRARHTKITLKDVQESDNEFETENMASVTDDDQYTEIVYLDELSDGTVKNITKKFNSTPKKYAKKKSQRFSPEKEIQTVKRRKGNKSPERNEDNKEIFLKYLFTLLKDVPKERFMKLQLDMINLVMAARNDNNTSNSEAATVKIRQDGASSSVTADQVTEDFSEIGSVADNDNEDVNVMTLTNQAM; translated from the exons ATGACTGAGGTTCAAGATATCGGTAAGCCGTCGTTGTGGGAATATTTTAAGAAGGTTGGCGACGAAGATGACCGGTTGGCGGCTTGCTTTTTCTGTGAGAAAGTCTACTGTTATAAAACAACAATCTTCAACCTCAAGCACCATTTGCTCAAGAAGCATAGTGATCAAATGGATGTTAACCCTGAGTGTTTGCTAAACATTAAACAGCGACAATCTACAGAGAAAATAACAATgccaaaaataacaaaaccaCAGATCTGGCAATATTTTGAGGTTATATCTAGGCAAGACAAAATTGCCGTATGCAATATTTGTAACAAAAAGTTATCGTATCGTACCAATCATTGTAACTTAAAAAGCCATTTGCGAACTATGCACAAGGATGAATTTGAAAGGCTGACAATTATAGCGATGTCCGAAGCACTAAAtagttatgatgatgatgaagttgaTGACAATGATGATGAGGGCGAGTCAGTTGATGCAGACCATGAGCTTCACACTACGGATGGTAA TG ACGTAGACCCTCAGTCGCCGAACGCGCTGACGCCGGCGGAGGTGTGGAAGCTGTTCGAGAGGGAGaccggcgggcgcgcgcgctgcGGCATCTGTCGCGCGTCCGTGCCGTCCACCGACCACGCGCTGCTGGGGCATCTGCGCGCGAGGCACACCAAGATCACGCTTAAGGATGTTCAG GAATCTGACAATGAATTTGAAACGGAAAACATGGCGTCCGTTACTGACGATGACCAGTACACAGAAATTGTGTACTTAGACGAATTATCTGACGGCACTGTTAAAAATATCACAAAGAAGTTTAATTCCACACCAAAAAAATACGCCAAGAAAAAGAGTCAACGCTTCAGTCCAGAAAAAGAGATTCAAACAGTGAAACGGAGGAAGGGGAATAAATCACCAGAAAGAAATGAGGATAACAAAGAAATTTtccttaaatatttattcaccCTACTAAAAGATGTGCCGAAAGAAAGGTTTATGAAACTACAACTGGATATGATTAACCTGGTAATGGCGGCGCGCAATGACAATAATACAAGTAATAGCGAGGCAGCGACAGTTAAAATCAGACAAGATGGTGCTAGTTCGTCAGTAACTGCTGACCAGGTTACAGAAGATTTCAGTGAAATCGGTTCAGTGGCGGATAATGATAACGAAGACGTGAACGTTATGACGTTAACCAATCAGGCAATGTAA